Proteins encoded in a region of the Halanaerobiaceae bacterium ANBcell28 genome:
- a CDS encoding ABC transporter permease — MFKDLLVMTFKQIKKRPLRTFLTALQITLGIAMVAVVLNLIFNLNFTISQIGQSSDDIYTFQVGAEVTTPDGQNTYYQSRSILTESDMKAIKGEVDTIQYASPFERGWNSLADVDGTYYQLNQVAYSNHQLAKILDLDIIRGMFFSEEDFRQGARVAVIGEIAANQLFPGQDPIGQEIKFYRHYSPGYLPEALELTIIGVYEQGNIRDAYMDYKASPLIVPLTVESSRGMMGGSATMNSTSVSETTIVEATEITETIEENDIVVEELSAEGVENFDNTSIISEENIIETDIIESIDNNVEYYYDVMPEEQERIFHEFIIRIEDGQYNSTKIALDAYIQGNISDGEEAVLRKQGEFYGNIGDEMRPLLIILSIFGALMVVISSIGILTTMLVNILERTKQVGIEKALGASKGLIFLKFNIEAVLVALFGGIMGLILATYLSSYIADIYQTFPVEISTGLHPLAILVSLLVAICAGWLFGMYPSLQAAKLDSTDALRNN; from the coding sequence GTGTTTAAAGATTTATTAGTAATGACATTTAAGCAGATAAAGAAAAGGCCTTTAAGAACTTTTCTAACTGCTTTGCAGATAACGTTGGGGATAGCGATGGTTGCAGTTGTGCTAAACCTTATTTTTAACTTAAATTTTACAATCAGTCAAATTGGACAGTCAAGTGATGATATCTATACATTTCAGGTAGGAGCAGAGGTGACAACTCCGGATGGTCAAAATACATATTATCAAAGTCGCTCTATTTTAACAGAAAGTGATATGAAAGCTATAAAAGGAGAGGTAGATACTATTCAATATGCTTCACCTTTTGAGAGAGGTTGGAATTCATTAGCAGATGTTGATGGTACCTACTATCAGCTTAATCAGGTAGCTTATAGTAATCATCAATTAGCTAAAATATTAGATTTGGATATCATACGTGGCATGTTTTTTTCTGAAGAGGATTTTCGTCAGGGGGCAAGGGTAGCCGTTATTGGAGAAATAGCAGCAAACCAACTGTTTCCAGGTCAGGATCCTATAGGTCAAGAGATTAAATTTTATCGACACTACAGTCCAGGTTACCTTCCTGAAGCACTTGAATTAACTATAATCGGTGTATATGAACAGGGTAATATCAGAGATGCTTATATGGATTATAAGGCATCACCTCTTATAGTCCCTTTAACCGTTGAAAGCAGTAGAGGAATGATGGGTGGTTCTGCAACAATGAATTCAACTAGTGTTAGTGAAACAACAATAGTAGAAGCAACTGAAATAACAGAGACTATAGAAGAAAATGATATTGTTGTGGAAGAATTATCAGCTGAAGGTGTAGAGAATTTTGATAACACATCTATAATTTCTGAAGAAAATATAATCGAAACAGATATAATTGAGAGTATTGATAATAATGTAGAATACTATTATGATGTAATGCCAGAAGAACAGGAAAGAATTTTTCATGAATTTATTATTAGAATTGAAGATGGTCAATATAATAGTACAAAAATAGCACTAGATGCTTATATTCAAGGTAATATTAGTGATGGAGAGGAAGCAGTTTTAAGAAAACAGGGTGAATTTTATGGTAACATTGGAGATGAAATGAGGCCTTTGTTGATTATATTGTCTATATTTGGGGCTCTAATGGTAGTTATAAGTTCGATAGGTATTCTAACAACAATGTTAGTTAATATACTTGAGAGGACTAAACAGGTAGGAATTGAAAAAGCATTAGGGGCTTCTAAGGGTCTTATCTTTTTGAAGTTCAATATTGAAGCAGTGCTAGTTGCATTATTCGGTGGTATTATGGGGTTAATTTTAGCAACTTATCTATCAAGCTATATTGCAGATATTTATCAAACTTTTCCTGTAGAAATAAGTACTGGATTACACCCGCTTGCTATATTGGTTAGCTTATTAGTCGCTATTTGTGCTGGCTGGCTTTTTGGAATGTATCCTTCTTTACAGGCAGCAAAATTAGATTCAACTGATGCATTAAGGAATAATTAG
- a CDS encoding ABC transporter permease, whose translation MKIIDQIFIAFKRIRKRKLESFIIILAIALGVGVISLAIGLTLGAREQRQEFNFPDSNFIEVSSDDGGQIGFDTMVERIGESLPEPVEITVGLMYEIKENVPAAQYLYVDSSFCSIQLEEIEHPHNFHEMTVVEQEDFWQRQQESSLRILPTTVDYFYGVRESLPEDIRDDFKLISGNFFTEEDIREGNRVIIIGSVAAERLFPDEDPIGKTNSDSHSDPYTVIGVFKEMTESEDARFFNHIINRINSDGVVPITAQRSYGENLNIDELDVWQFKIVPGEDYSLDTLYDQVYAYMSNKFLEGFSVRRPFGMSSEEETLIRRLRNAGIFAATIGLVIASINILNLMLAKVLRRTMDIGIFTALGLSKNGVFKLFIWEALLLGFFGAILGFFVATGGASVFQSIMHGIIIIINWQVFLAALSISIFVSLLFGVYPAIQAANIDPVDALRTE comes from the coding sequence TTGAAGATTATTGATCAAATATTTATTGCTTTTAAAAGAATAAGAAAAAGAAAACTAGAATCATTTATTATCATTTTAGCTATAGCTTTGGGTGTTGGCGTAATTTCTCTGGCCATTGGGCTGACATTGGGTGCCAGGGAACAGAGACAGGAATTTAATTTCCCTGACAGTAATTTTATTGAGGTTTCTTCAGACGATGGTGGTCAAATCGGTTTTGATACTATGGTAGAAAGAATTGGAGAAAGCTTACCAGAACCAGTAGAAATAACAGTAGGTTTGATGTATGAAATCAAAGAAAATGTGCCTGCTGCCCAATATCTTTATGTTGATAGCAGTTTTTGTAGTATTCAATTGGAAGAAATTGAACATCCACATAATTTCCATGAAATGACTGTTGTAGAACAGGAAGACTTTTGGCAAAGGCAGCAGGAAAGTAGTTTGCGCATTTTGCCTACTACAGTAGATTATTTTTATGGTGTTAGAGAAAGTTTGCCTGAAGATATTAGAGATGATTTTAAACTGATTTCAGGAAATTTTTTTACAGAAGAAGATATTAGGGAAGGAAACAGAGTAATAATCATAGGTAGTGTAGCTGCCGAAAGACTTTTCCCTGATGAAGATCCTATAGGAAAAACAAATTCGGATTCTCATTCTGATCCATATACAGTAATCGGTGTTTTTAAGGAAATGACGGAATCAGAAGATGCAAGATTTTTTAATCATATTATTAATCGGATAAATAGCGATGGAGTTGTTCCTATTACAGCTCAAAGGTCATATGGAGAAAATTTAAACATTGATGAGTTAGACGTCTGGCAATTTAAAATTGTGCCTGGAGAAGATTATAGCCTAGATACTTTATATGATCAAGTTTATGCCTATATGAGTAACAAATTTCTTGAAGGATTTAGCGTTAGGCGTCCTTTTGGAATGAGCAGTGAAGAAGAGACTCTTATAAGAAGGTTAAGAAATGCGGGTATATTTGCTGCTACTATTGGACTTGTAATTGCTTCTATTAATATATTAAACTTAATGCTTGCGAAAGTTCTACGAAGAACAATGGATATAGGTATATTTACAGCTCTTGGTTTAAGTAAAAATGGAGTTTTTAAACTATTTATCTGGGAGGCTTTATTATTAGGGTTTTTTGGTGCAATCTTAGGCTTCTTTGTAGCTACAGGAGGGGCCAGTGTTTTTCAATCAATTATGCATGGTATAATTATTATTATAAACTGGCAGGTGTTTTTAGCAGCTCTCTCAATTTCAATATTTGTTAGTTTGTTATTTGGTGTTTATCCAGCAATTCAAGCGGCAAATATTGATCCAGTAGATGCACTAAGGACAGAATAA